A single window of Streptosporangiales bacterium DNA harbors:
- a CDS encoding IS5/IS1182 family transposase, with translation MSRFQLLSDGQWALIEGFLPGPTGRKGRPF, from the coding sequence GTGTCGCGTTTCCAGTTGCTCTCGGATGGTCAGTGGGCGTTGATCGAGGGGTTTCTGCCGGGTCCGACCGGCCGGAAAGGGCGCCCGTTC
- a CDS encoding ABC transporter permease gives MILVPLLVTLAVTAFTWPNARLEPRDLPIGVVGQPPATAQLTERLASQSGAFEVHLYRSTDAARDAIEERDIYGAIVVSEAGAPTVLTASAASPMVASMLTQSVTESVPPQLRAQVRTVDVVPTAEGDPRGTLLGIAVFPLMLAGLATGALAFYLTRSLRDRLLGMLVSSAVSGVAVVAVVQWWLEGLDGDWVANAGVLALVTFAIATAVAGLATVAGRAGIGIAGLLFVLLGNPASGMASPEMLPQWFAWLGQLLPLGTGGNLLRSVAFFDGNAMGGPLAVLIVWAAIGSILLTVPTLAKLAKRAQNPSVVENNSQLSAA, from the coding sequence GTGATCCTGGTCCCCCTGCTGGTGACGCTCGCCGTGACCGCGTTCACCTGGCCGAACGCACGGCTCGAACCGCGGGACCTGCCGATCGGCGTGGTCGGGCAGCCGCCCGCCACCGCGCAGCTCACCGAGCGGCTGGCCAGCCAGTCCGGCGCCTTCGAGGTGCACCTGTACCGCAGCACGGACGCGGCACGGGACGCGATCGAGGAGCGCGACATCTACGGGGCCATCGTGGTCTCCGAGGCCGGCGCGCCGACCGTGCTCACCGCCTCCGCGGCCAGCCCGATGGTGGCGTCCATGCTCACCCAGAGCGTCACCGAGAGCGTGCCGCCGCAGCTGCGGGCACAAGTAAGGACCGTCGACGTGGTGCCGACCGCCGAGGGCGACCCGCGCGGCACGCTGCTCGGCATCGCCGTGTTCCCCCTGATGCTGGCCGGGCTCGCCACCGGCGCGCTCGCCTTCTACCTCACCAGGTCGCTGCGGGACCGGCTGCTCGGCATGCTCGTCTCGTCCGCCGTCTCCGGCGTGGCCGTGGTGGCCGTCGTCCAGTGGTGGCTGGAGGGCCTGGACGGGGACTGGGTCGCGAACGCGGGCGTGCTCGCCCTGGTGACCTTCGCCATCGCCACCGCGGTCGCCGGCCTCGCCACGGTGGCCGGCCGGGCCGGTATCGGCATCGCCGGCCTGCTGTTCGTACTGCTCGGCAACCCGGCGTCCGGGATGGCGTCGCCGGAGATGCTGCCGCAGTGGTTCGCCTGGCTCGGCCAGCTGCTACCGCTAGGCACGGGCGGCAACCTGCTGCGCAGCGTCGCCTTCTTCGACGGCAACGCGATGGGCGGACCGCTTGCGGTGCTGATCGTGTGGGCGGCGATCGGCAGCATCCTGCTGACCGTACCCACGCTGGCGAAGCTCGCGAAGCGGGCGCAAAACCCGTCCGTGGTCGAGAACAACAGCCAGCTCAGCGCCGCCTGA